The following are encoded together in the Glycine soja cultivar W05 chromosome 5, ASM419377v2, whole genome shotgun sequence genome:
- the LOC114411087 gene encoding uncharacterized protein LOC114411087, translating into MEGQNRIEGVKLNAPPFKGRSDPHAYLDWEMKIEHVFSYNNYTKEQKVKLPVAELSYNDWWNKNQREMMREEGREIDTWIEMRRVMRKRYVSTSYNITLRQKLQRLSQGSLTVEEYYKEMEMALVRANIEEETEDTMARFLSGLNPDIRDVVELQKYVKLDVLLHKAVWVEQQLKRKRAARRNSSNTFNQNWTNRSKKEGGNSSSPSTQSSHGKSAAPNAGTKNNSTSSSNIGTRNIKCFKCLGRRHIASDCPTRKTMITKADGEITSESKISEEEEVEEELEEEAMQGDMLIVRRLLGSQMQPLNDTQRENIFHTKCTINGKLCSLIVDGGSCTNIASSRLVSKLNLDTKPHLRPYRLQWLNEDEEVKDQIAKKNESYDKQANENRKEVVLEPGDDSKDLRANTFQEGGNDENPKTAQIRGPVIRSRTKQSVDTHQQMVSDILNKAQVERMKARRQRHY; encoded by the exons ATGGAGGGGCAGAACCGAATTGAGGGAGTGAAACTCAATGCACCTCCTTTCAAAGGCAGAAGTGATCCACACGCCTACCTTGACTGGGAGATGAAAATTGAGCATGTATTCTCCTACAATAATTATACTAAAGAGCAGAAAGTGAAGTTACCAGTAGCTGAACTCTCCTACAATGATTGgtggaataaaaatcaaagagagatgatgaGAGAGGAAGGgcgggagatagatacatggattgagatgagaagggttatgcGAAAGAGGTATGTTTCAACTAGCTACAACATAACCCTACGACAGAAACTCCAGAGGCTGTCCCAGGGAAGTCTGACTGTGGAGGAGTACTACAAAGAGATGGAGATGGCATTAGTGAGGGCAAACATTGAAGAGGAAACCGAGGACACAATGGCTCGTTTTTTGAGTGGCCTAAATCCTGACAttagagatgttgttgaattacagAAGTACGTCAAATTGGATGTCTTGCTACATAAGGCAGTCTGGGTTGAACAACAACTGAAGAGGAAAAGGGCAGCAAGAAGGAACTCATCCAACACCTTCAACCAGAACTGGACCAAcagatccaagaaggagggaggcaACTCGTCCAGCCCATCAACACAGTCTTCACATGGAAAGTCAGCAGCACCCAATGCTGGAACCAAGAATAATTCTACCTCATCATCCAACATCGGTaccagaaacataaaatgcttcaaatgcttAGGCAGAAGACATATTGCTTCTGACTGTCCAACTAGGAAGACCATGATCACGAAGGCAGATGGAGAAATCACCAGTGAATCTAAaatcagtgaagaagaagaagttgaagaAGAGCTTGAGGAGGAAGCTATGCAGGGTGATATGCTAATAGTGAGAAGGCTCTTGGGAAGTCAGATGCAGCCATTGAACGAcacccaaagagaaaatattttccacaccaAATGTACAATTAATGGTAAGCTttgctctttaattgttgatggaggaagTTGTACCAATATTGCAAGTTCCAGGTTAGTGTCCAAACTGAATTTGGATACTAAGCCCCATCTTAGGCCATACAGGCTTCAGTGGCTtaatgaagatgaagag GTGAAGGATcaaattgcaaagaaaaatgaaagctaTGACAAGCAAGCCAACGAGAATAGGAAGGAAGTTGTACTTGAaccag GTGATGATTCTAAAGATTTGAGGGCAAAtactttccaagaaggagggaatgatgagaatcctaaaactgcCCAAATACGGGGACCTGTGATCAGGAGTAGAACCAAACAGTCAGTGGATACCCACCAACAAATGGTATCAGACATACTtaacaaggcccaagtggagaggATGAAGGCCcggaggcagaggcactactaa